GCGCAGGGGTGGCGCAGGCGTCCGGGACGCCGGTGGCGGTGCTCATGACGTCAACGATGCGGTCTGCAACTTCGTAGAACAAGCGAGATTTCGTGGGAGGTATCGCTTAGCATTGCTTACATGTTGAACCTGGATCGCCTGCGGACACTGAGCGCGGTGGCCCGCCACGGCTCGGTGAGCGCGGCAGCGGACGGACTCCATGTGACGACCTCGGCCGTCTCGCAGCAGATCGCCAAGCTGGAACGGGAGACCGGGCAGCAGCTGCTGGCGAAGAATGGGCGCGGGGTGCGGCTGACCGACGCCGGACGGCTACTGGCCGACCACGCGGTGCGCATCCTCTCCCAGGTCGAGCTGGCCCAGGCCGAGCTGGAGGCGCACCGCGGCCAAGCCGTGGGTGAGCTGCGGCTGGGCGCATTCCCCACCGCGGCGCGCGGCCTCCTGCCGCCCGCGCTCGCCGCACTCCGTGTCGATCATCCCCAGCTGCGCGCGGGCCTGACCGAGATGGAGCCGGACGAGTCGGTGCGCGGCGTGGTGCGCGGCGACATCGACCTGGCGGTGGTCCTGGACTGGTACAACCGGCCGCTGTCGCTGCCCGAGGGCCTGGCGAAGGCCCCGTTGCTGGACGATCCCGCGGATGTGGCGATGCCGTCCACGCATCCACTGGCCGGGCGGCGGTCCGTGGAGCTGGAGGAGTTCGCGGACGACGAGTGGATCTCCTGGCCGCAGGGGGAGTTCTGCAACGAATGGCTGATGTTCACCCTCCGCAGCAAGGGCATCGAACCGCGCGTCGCGCACATGGCGGAGGAGCACGGCACCCAACTCGCCCTGATCGCTGCCGGGTTGGGTGTCGCGGTGGCCCCGCGCCTGGGCCGCGGACCGGTGCCGGAGGGGGTGAGCGTGGTGCCCGTACGCCATACGATGCGTCGCCATGTGTACGCCATCTGGCGCGCGGACGCGGACCGCAGGCCCTCGATCCGCGCCGCCGTGAGTGCGCTCCGTGCGGCGGGTGAGCGTGTCGAGGGTTGCTGAGACGGTGCCGCATCCGGCCCTTCCCTCAGCGCGTGTCTGTCCGCCGTGGCGCCCGCGCTGCCTGGTTTGCCCGGTGTCCGCTGGTTGTAGCCTCAGCCCTTATGAGTTGGCTGCCTGACGATTTCGTCCACCCCGTCCACGTGCCCGTTCCCGGCACCGCGCTGCACCTTCGGCCGATCCGGGAGTCGGACACCGCGCTCGACTACCCCGCCGTGATGGGCTCCCGAGAGCGCTTGTGGGAGATCTTCGGCCCGGCCTGGGACTGGCCCCAGGAGACGATGACGTATGAAGAGGACCGCATCGACTTGCTGCGGCACGAGAAGGAGATAGCCGCGCACCAGTCGTTCAACTACGCGCTGCTGGACGAGGAGGAGACGGCGATCCTCGGGTGTGTCTACGTCGACCCGCCCGAGCGCACCGGCTCCGACGGAGAGATCTCCTGGTGGGTGGTGGACGACCTCGTCGGCGGCGAGGAGGAGCGCGCGCTCGACGCGCTGGTGCCGCGGTGGATCGCCGCCGACTGGCCCTTCCAGCGGCCCCGTTATCTGGGCCGCGACATCACCTGGCAGGACTGGCTCGCGCTGCCGCGCGCTTCGTGACACCTCCGGCGCGGTGCCCCGGACGGCGTCCTTGCGGAGCGTCTGCTCGTTGCCGGCAGTCCGGATCGCCCACCGAAAGCGGCGCGGGCGCCCGCGTCTCCCGTTCCCGCGCCTCCCGTTCCCGCGCCTCCCGGTGCCGGATCAGGCGCGTGGGACGATGCCGCGAATGACGTCGAGCTCCAGCAAGTCCTGGGGACGGATGCGGAGTTGGTCGGCGGTGTCGTGGATCTGCCCTACGTCGCGCTTGAGGATGGCGGCGGCCAGTTCCGGAGCGATCACCGAGAAGTAGCTGTCCGGGGTCGCCCAGAGCCGGCCGGGCGCGGCCAGGGCCAGTGCGCCGCCCGATCCGCCCTCGCCGATGAGCAGGGACGTCACCGGGACCCGGGCGGTGGCGAGCGCCGCGAAGCAGTCGGCGATCGCCGCCCCGGCGCCGGCCCGCTCGGCCGTCGCGTCGTTCGCGGCCCCCGGGGTGTCCACGAGCGTGAGGACGGGGATGCCGAGGTGGTCCGCGAGCCGGACCAGCCGGGCGGCGGTACGGAAGCCGGCCGGGTGGGTGGCCGTACCGCACTGGGCGGCGAAGGCGATCGTCCGGCCGCCCCGCCGGCCGAAGCCGCAGCGCAGGCCCGGGTCGACGCCCCCGCAGCGGTCGCCGCTGATCTCCTCGCGGTCGTCGAAGTACGCGGCCAGATACGCCTCGGCGTGCGGCCGCCCGGCCTCACGGGCGCGCAGCACCGCCTGCCAGCCGGACTCCGGCAACCCGGGCGCGCCGAGCGCCTTCGGCGGGGGCGCCGGCTCGACGTCGGGCCCGGCGGATCCGCCGGGCGGACAGAGCAGCCGCAGCCACCGTTGGAGCGTGCCGCGCAGCCGGTCGGCCGGGACCACGGCGTCGATCTGCCCGGATGCCAGCTGTCCCTCGGCGGAATAGGCGTGCGGATCGGCGTCGGGTGGGCGTACGCGCGAGCCGGCGAAGCCGATCTGGGCCCCCGGGAGCGCGAGGATCACATCGGCGGCCGCGCCGAGGGTGGCCCAGCCGCCGCCCGTCGTCGGGTCCCGGAGCACCGCGATCTGCGGCAGCCCCGCGGCGCGGTTCAGTGCGGATTGCCGGGCCACCCGCTGGAGTTGGGTCAGCGCGCGCATCCCCTCCTGCATCCGGCTGCCGCCGGTGGCGATCAGCGAGACGACCGGCAGCCGCCGCGCCCGGGCCTCGGCGTAGGCGGCCGCCAGCCGGTCGCCGGTGCGTTCCCCCAGGGAGCCGCCCAGATACCTGAACTCGAAGGAGAGCACGACGGCTTCGGTGCCGCCGATCACGGCCAGTGCGGCCACCACCGACTCGTCCTCGCCGGTCCGCGCGCGGGCCCGGGCCCGTGCCTCGTCATAGCCGCGCCAGCCGAGCGGACCGTCGGGTCCGGCCGGACCCGTGGGCAGCCTTGCCGGTGCCGTGCGGCCCGGTGGTGCGTTCGGCGGCGGTCCCGGGACGGCGGGCGCGCACCCGCCCGGTGGTTCCGGCAGCTCGCGGTAGCTGTCGGTGACCGCCGCCAGGGCCTGGCGGGCGGTCAGGCGGGTGCAGGGCAGGCCGCCGCCCTCATGCACGGAGTTCTCGCTTCATGATTTTGCCCATGTCGTTGCGCGGCAGCGCGTCCAGGAAGTGCACGGTGCGGGGTCGCTTGTGCGGCGCGAGCTGGCGGGCGACATGGTCGGCCAGCTCCTGCGCGGACGGCGGCGGACCGGCCTCCGGACCGCTCTCCGGTACCACCCAGGCGACGATCCGCTCGCCGAGATCCTCGTCCGGGACGCCGGTGACGGCTGCCTCGGCCACGCCGGGGTGCGCCAGCAGCGCGTTCTCGATCTCGCCCGCGCCGATCTTGTACCCGCCGCTCTTGATCAGGTCGGTGGCCTTCCGGCCGACGATGCGGTAGTTGCCGGCGGCGTCGCGGGTCGCCATGTCGCCCGTACGGAACCAGCCGCCGTCGAAGGCGGCCTCGGTGGCTTCGGGGCGGTTGAGGTACTCCACGAAGAGGTTCGGGCCGCGGACCTGGATCTCACCGACCGTCTCGCCGTCATCGCCCTCGACGGGCCGGCCGGCGTCGTCGACCAGCCGGACGTACACGCCCGGCAGCGGCACCCCGACCGTGCCCGCCGCGTCCGGGCCGTCCGCCCGCACGCTGGTGTTCATCAGCGTCTCGGTCATGCCGTAGCGCTCGATCACCCGCCGCCCGGAGGCCGCCGCGATCCGTTCGTGGTCGGTCAGCGGCAGCGCGGCCGAGCCGGAGACCAGCAGCCGGGCCCGGGCGAGCGCCTTGGCCAGCACGGGATCGCGGCCGGCCTCCGCGGCCAGCCGGTGGTACATCGTCGGCACGCCGAACAGCATCGTGCCGTCCGCCGACAGCTCCCGGGCGACCGCCTCGGTGCTGAAACGCCCCAGGTGGTGCACGCTGCCGCCGCGCCGCAGTGGGCCGAGGACGCCGAGGATCAGGCCGTGGACGTGGAACAGCGGCAGGGCGTGCACGAGGACGTCGTCGGCCGTCCACTGCCAGGCGTCCCGCAGGGCGTCCAGGGTGTGGGCCACGGCTCGGCGGGGGAGGACGACGCCCTTGGGCGGGCCGGTCGTACCGGAGGTGTAGACGATCAGGGCCGGGGCCTCGTCGCCCGGCTCCGGGGGCAGCGGCGCGGGCGCGGCCTCCTCGGGCGGCACGTCGGCCTCGACGTCGATGCGCGGCAGCGCCGCGAGCGGGCCCGGCAGGTCGGCGCCCGGCTCGGCCAGGACGAGGGAGGGCGCGCTGTCCGCCACGATGTGCGCCAGCTCGCTCTCGCCGATCTTCGGGTTCACCGGGACCGCGGCCACCCCGGCGAGCAGCGCGGCCACCACACCGACCGAGGTCTCCAGCGTCGGCGTCGCCCAGACCGCGATCCGGGTCCGGCCGGCGATCCGCTCGGCGAGCGCGCCCGCCACCGACGCCAGTTGGCCATGGCTCAGTGCGCGGTCGCCGAAGCGCAGCGCGGGGGCGGGGGATGCGTCGCGCAGTGCGGGGAAGAGCACGTCCACCGGTTCTCCTTCGTCCTCGTCGGCGTCCGGCCCGAAGCGGCCGGGTCGGCCCGCGCCTGCGCACCCTGCCCGGCGCGGAGCGGGCTGACCCTTCCCACTTTGGCAGAGACCACTGACAACGCGATCACCGCGCGGGGGGTGCGCCCGCCCCCGCGCTCCCGGCCACCCGCGCTCAGCCCGGGATCTTGCGGAAGTCCCAGGACGCGATCGACTCCGGTACGAGCCGCAGCCAGGCGTGCCGGCCGTCGTGCGGCATCGCGGCCGTGCCGAAGTACTTCCGGGCGAACCGGGCCTCCGGGGCGTCCAGTGCGGCACACGGTTCACCGGTCCGCGGCGCCTCACCGACGAACTCCGCACGGCCGGTGAGCTCGGCCCCGCGCAGCTCGTCGTACGCATGGCCGTCGTCGACCACCACCGCGATCCGCGGGTCCTTGCGGAGCTGGGCCCACCGCCTGCTGCGGGTGATCGAGTACAGCCACAGCGCCGTGCCGTCCCACGTGAACCACAGCGCCCCGACGTGCGGCGCGCCGTCGCCGCCGACCGTCGCGACCCGGCAGGTGCGCTGCTCGGTGAGGAACGCGTCCAGCTCGCCCTGGTCCATCATGATGCGGCGTCCGCGCCGCTGTGTGCCGGCCATCCGTCATCGCCTCCGCTGCCTGTCGTCACCGTGTCCGATGAGCCGCCCGAACTGACTGTGCGTCAGAAAGCATGGGTGCTCTTCCCGGCGTGCGCAATGCCCGGTACCCTCGCCCGTCCCGCACGGGACCGCCGCACCCCGGCGGGCCCGGCGACCGAACGGGCCCGCCGGGCTCGGCTTCCGCACCGGACCCGCCAGAGGGGGGCCGCCATGCCACCGGACACCGCACGGCTTGCCGGGCAACTGGCCCCGGCCTCGACGGTGTTGCTCACCGTCGAGTGTCAGCGCGGCGTGGTCGGACCCGACAGCGCACTGCCCGAACTCGCGGCGGTGGCCCGTGCGTCGGGAGCCCTGACGAACATCGCCCGCCTGGTGGCGGCCGCCCACGACGCCGGCGTCCAGGTGCTGCACGCGGTCGCCGAACGCCGGCCCGACGGCCGGGGCGCCAGCCGCAACGCCCGGCTCTTCAAGGCCGCCGAACGGCTGCCCGTCCAGCAGGTCACCGGGTCGACCGCGGTGCGCATCGCCGATCCGATACCGGTGTCGCCGGACGACCTGGTGGTGCGGCGGCTGCACGGCCTCTCCCCGATCGCCGGCACCGACGTGGACGCGCTGCTGCGCAATTTCGGGTGCCGGACGCTGGTCGTCACCGGGGTGTCGGCGAATGTGGCGATCCCCAACGCCGTGTTCGACGCGGTCAACCTCGGCTATACGGCCGTGGTCCCCGCGGACGCGATCGCCGGGGTGCCGGCCGACTACACCCCCGCCATGGTCCGCAACACACTCGCCCTGGTCGCCACCGTCACCACCACCGACGACGTGCTGACCAGCTGGAAGCGTCCGCACCGCGGTCGCTGAGCGGACCGCGAACCGTCCCCGCCCGCCCCGGTGCGGCGGCGGGGCGGGCGGCCGGTGCACGGCGGATGCGTCACCGGGCTGCTCGGCGCCGCAGAGCGGTGACCGTCAGCCCGGTGCGCCGAGCCGGTTCACCGATCGGGTACAGGGTGCCGCCGCCCATGGACAGACCTTCCCGAATCCCCCCCGCACGGGAGACTCAAGCCCCGGAGTGC
The sequence above is a segment of the Streptomyces lydicus genome. Coding sequences within it:
- a CDS encoding cysteine hydrolase, producing the protein MPPDTARLAGQLAPASTVLLTVECQRGVVGPDSALPELAAVARASGALTNIARLVAAAHDAGVQVLHAVAERRPDGRGASRNARLFKAAERLPVQQVTGSTAVRIADPIPVSPDDLVVRRLHGLSPIAGTDVDALLRNFGCRTLVVTGVSANVAIPNAVFDAVNLGYTAVVPADAIAGVPADYTPAMVRNTLALVATVTTTDDVLTSWKRPHRGR
- a CDS encoding acyl-CoA synthetase; the encoded protein is MDVLFPALRDASPAPALRFGDRALSHGQLASVAGALAERIAGRTRIAVWATPTLETSVGVVAALLAGVAAVPVNPKIGESELAHIVADSAPSLVLAEPGADLPGPLAALPRIDVEADVPPEEAAPAPLPPEPGDEAPALIVYTSGTTGPPKGVVLPRRAVAHTLDALRDAWQWTADDVLVHALPLFHVHGLILGVLGPLRRGGSVHHLGRFSTEAVARELSADGTMLFGVPTMYHRLAAEAGRDPVLAKALARARLLVSGSAALPLTDHERIAAASGRRVIERYGMTETLMNTSVRADGPDAAGTVGVPLPGVYVRLVDDAGRPVEGDDGETVGEIQVRGPNLFVEYLNRPEATEAAFDGGWFRTGDMATRDAAGNYRIVGRKATDLIKSGGYKIGAGEIENALLAHPGVAEAAVTGVPDEDLGERIVAWVVPESGPEAGPPPSAQELADHVARQLAPHKRPRTVHFLDALPRNDMGKIMKRELRA
- a CDS encoding LysR family transcriptional regulator, which produces MLNLDRLRTLSAVARHGSVSAAADGLHVTTSAVSQQIAKLERETGQQLLAKNGRGVRLTDAGRLLADHAVRILSQVELAQAELEAHRGQAVGELRLGAFPTAARGLLPPALAALRVDHPQLRAGLTEMEPDESVRGVVRGDIDLAVVLDWYNRPLSLPEGLAKAPLLDDPADVAMPSTHPLAGRRSVELEEFADDEWISWPQGEFCNEWLMFTLRSKGIEPRVAHMAEEHGTQLALIAAGLGVAVAPRLGRGPVPEGVSVVPVRHTMRRHVYAIWRADADRRPSIRAAVSALRAAGERVEGC
- a CDS encoding pyridoxamine 5'-phosphate oxidase family protein, translating into MAGTQRRGRRIMMDQGELDAFLTEQRTCRVATVGGDGAPHVGALWFTWDGTALWLYSITRSRRWAQLRKDPRIAVVVDDGHAYDELRGAELTGRAEFVGEAPRTGEPCAALDAPEARFARKYFGTAAMPHDGRHAWLRLVPESIASWDFRKIPG
- a CDS encoding carboxyl transferase domain-containing protein, producing MHEGGGLPCTRLTARQALAAVTDSYRELPEPPGGCAPAVPGPPPNAPPGRTAPARLPTGPAGPDGPLGWRGYDEARARARARTGEDESVVAALAVIGGTEAVVLSFEFRYLGGSLGERTGDRLAAAYAEARARRLPVVSLIATGGSRMQEGMRALTQLQRVARQSALNRAAGLPQIAVLRDPTTGGGWATLGAAADVILALPGAQIGFAGSRVRPPDADPHAYSAEGQLASGQIDAVVPADRLRGTLQRWLRLLCPPGGSAGPDVEPAPPPKALGAPGLPESGWQAVLRAREAGRPHAEAYLAAYFDDREEISGDRCGGVDPGLRCGFGRRGGRTIAFAAQCGTATHPAGFRTAARLVRLADHLGIPVLTLVDTPGAANDATAERAGAGAAIADCFAALATARVPVTSLLIGEGGSGGALALAAPGRLWATPDSYFSVIAPELAAAILKRDVGQIHDTADQLRIRPQDLLELDVIRGIVPRA
- a CDS encoding GNAT family N-acetyltransferase; the encoded protein is MSWLPDDFVHPVHVPVPGTALHLRPIRESDTALDYPAVMGSRERLWEIFGPAWDWPQETMTYEEDRIDLLRHEKEIAAHQSFNYALLDEEETAILGCVYVDPPERTGSDGEISWWVVDDLVGGEEERALDALVPRWIAADWPFQRPRYLGRDITWQDWLALPRAS